The Orcinus orca chromosome 16, mOrcOrc1.1, whole genome shotgun sequence genome includes a window with the following:
- the TUFM gene encoding elongation factor Tu, mitochondrial: MAASTVLRATPLFSGLGAGPIPLLKGLLRPLKGPALPLLCRGLAVEAKKIYVRDKPHVNVGTIGHVDHGKTTLTAAITKILAEGGGAKFKKYEEIDNAPEERARGITINAAHVEYSTAARHYAHTDCPGHADYVKNMITGTAPLDGCILVVAANDGPMPQTREHLLLAKQVGVEHVVVYVNKADAVQDSEMVELVELEIRELLTELGYKGEETPIIVGSALCALEQRDPELGLKSVQKLLDAVDTHITVPTRDLEKPFLLPIESVYSIPGRGTVVTGTLERGILKRGDECEFLGHSKNIRSVVTGIEMFHKSLERAEAGDNLGALVRGLKREDLRRGLVMAKPGSIQPHQKVEAQVYILSKEEGGRHKPFVSHFMPVMFSLTWDMACRVVLPPGKELAMPGEDLKLTLILRQPMILEKGHRFTLRDGNRTIGTGLVTDTPAMTEADKNIKWS; the protein is encoded by the exons ATGGCGGCCTCGACGGTGCTGCGCGCGACGCCCCTCTTCAGCg GTCTCGGCGCCGGCCCGATCCCACTGCTGAAGGGCCTTTTGCGGCCGCTGAAGGGCCCGGCATTGCCCCTCTTGTGCCGCGGCCTGGCTGTGGAGGCCAAGAAGATCTATGTGCGCGACAAGCCCCATGTAAACGTGGGTACCATTGGCCATGTAGACCACGGCAAGACCACACTGACCGCGGCCATCACGAAAA TTTTAGCCGAGGGAGGTGGGGCCAAATTTAAGAAATACGAGGAGATTGACAACGCCCCGGAGGAGCGAGCCCGAGGTATCACAATCAATGCCGCCCATGTGGAGTACAGCACCGCTGCGCGCCACTACGCCCACACTGACTGTCCCGGTCATGCAGACTACGTTAAG aATATGATCACAGGCACAGCCCCCCTCGACGGCTGTATCCTGGTGGTGGCAGCCAACGATGGCCCCATGCCCCAGACCCGAGAACACTTATTACTGGCCAAACAG GTTGGCGTAGAGCATGTGGTGGTGTATGTGAACAAGGCGGATGCTGTGCAGGACTCTGAGATGGTGGAGCTGGTGGAGCTGGAGATCAGGGAACTGCTCACTGAGTTGGGCTACAAAGGGGAGGAGACTCCGATCATCGTTGGCTCTGCCCTCTGTGCCCTTGAG CAACGTGACCCTGAGCTAGGCCTGAAGTCTGTGCAGAAGCTGCTGGATGCTGTGGACACTCACATCACAGTGCCCACCCGGGACCTGGAGAAGCCTTTCCTGCTGCCTATAGAGTCAGTGTACTCTATCCCCG gccggggcacggtGGTGACAGGCACACTAGAGCGTGGCATTTTGAAGAGGGGAGATGAGTGTGAGTTCCTGGGACATAGCAAGAATATTCGCAGTGTGGTGACAG GAATCGAGATGTTCCACAAGAGCCTGGAGAGGGCAGAGGCAGGCGACAACCTTGGGGCCCTGGTCCGCGGCTTGAAGCGGGAGGACCTGAGGCGTGGCCTGGTCATGGCCAAGCCAGGTTCCATCCAGCCCCACCAGAAGGTGGAGGCACAG GTGTACATTCTCAGTAAGGAGGAGGGTGGCCGCCACAAGCCCTTTGTATCCCACTTCATGCCTGTCATGTTCTCCCTGACTTGGGACATGGCCTGTCGGGTTGTCCTGCCTCCAGGGAAG gagcttgcCATGCCCGGGGAGGACCTGAAGCTCACCCTAATCCTGCGGCAGCCAATGATCTTAGAAAAAGGCCACCGTTTCACCCTGCGAGATGGCAACCGGACCATCGGCACTGGCCTCGTCACTGACACGCCAGCCATGACCGAGGCGGACAAGAACATCAAGTGGAGCTGA